The nucleotide window TGCAATAAAAATTGTTTCACCTTTTGTGATTTTATCTCCCACTTTCTTTTTGAGGATAATTCCAGCTTGTGGATCCACCTCTTCTTCTTTAGTGATTCGCCCTGCTCCTAATTCTACTGAGGCCATTCCGATTTCATAGGCATCGAGTGCAGATATATATCCTGATACCTCTGATTTAATTTCAAACTCGTAGGAAGCTTTTGGGTAGCTAGATGGGTTTTCAATGAATGAAATGTCACCACCTTGTTCTTCAACAATATCAAGCCATTTTTGATAAGCTTGCCCGTTTTCAACTTGCTCTTTACTTTTTGCAATCCCCTCTTCTACAGAAGTGGCCTTACCGCCTAAGTAGATCATAGTTCCAGAAAGTAAGTGCGATAGTTCCATGATATCATCAGGCCCTTCACCTTTCAGCGCATCAATACTTTCTTCTACTTCGAACCAATTACCGATTTTATAACCTAGTGGTTGGTTCATGTTGGTTAAGTACGCAATGGTTTCTTTCTCAAATTCTAAGCCAATATCAACTAAGGCATGAGCCAGTTTAGCCGCTTGTTCTTCCGTTTTCATGAAGGCGCCGTCGCCATACTTCACATCCAATACCAAGGCATCAATTCCTTCGGCTAGCTTCTTACTCATTATGCTACCTGCAATCAGTGGAATCGACTCTACAGTTGCTGTAACATCACGAAGGGCATACAAACGCTTATCAGCGGGCGCTATTTCTTCAGTTTGACCAACAAGTACTAAATGATGTTTCTCCAGAATCTCTTTATACCGATTTAAATCCACATCAACTGTAAACCCAGGTATAGACTCCAATTTATCTAAGGTACCTCCTGTATGGCCTAAACCTCGCCCTGATATCATAGGTACGGGCACACCAGCACTAGCTACAATAGGAGCTAGAATCAATGATAATTTATCTCCAACACCACCGGTAGAATGCTTATCTACTTTCATACCAGGGATATGTGATAAGTCAACGACAATACCAGAATGCAACATGGACTCAGTAAGTGCAGCCGATTCTTCTGCATTCAATCCATTGATGAATGAAGCCATCAAAAATGCACTTATTTGGTAATCAGGAATCTCGTCGGCAGTGTATGCATCAATGAGATATCTAATTTCTGTTTTAGTGAGAGCTTGACCTTCTCTTTTTTTGCGTATTAGCGAAACTATGTTGAACTTATTTTCCATG belongs to Balneola vulgaris DSM 17893 and includes:
- a CDS encoding thymidine phosphorylase, encoding MENKFNIVSLIRKKREGQALTKTEIRYLIDAYTADEIPDYQISAFLMASFINGLNAEESAALTESMLHSGIVVDLSHIPGMKVDKHSTGGVGDKLSLILAPIVASAGVPVPMISGRGLGHTGGTLDKLESIPGFTVDVDLNRYKEILEKHHLVLVGQTEEIAPADKRLYALRDVTATVESIPLIAGSIMSKKLAEGIDALVLDVKYGDGAFMKTEEQAAKLAHALVDIGLEFEKETIAYLTNMNQPLGYKIGNWFEVEESIDALKGEGPDDIMELSHLLSGTMIYLGGKATSVEEGIAKSKEQVENGQAYQKWLDIVEEQGGDISFIENPSSYPKASYEFEIKSEVSGYISALDAYEIGMASVELGAGRITKEEEVDPQAGIILKKKVGDKITKGETIFIAYTNKPTTIEAVSTKLYESVSVSETKPEKEFLISKVIDKKGIRDYPL